In a single window of the Balearica regulorum gibbericeps isolate bBalReg1 chromosome 7, bBalReg1.pri, whole genome shotgun sequence genome:
- the EXOC6 gene encoding exocyst complex component 6 isoform X13, giving the protein MARKSKSNLSELYLEENKDQIYENALAEIQSFELPLGTTLRSVYDDQPNAHQRFMEKLDACIRNHDREIEKMCNFHHQGFVDAITELLKVRADAEKLKVQVTDTNRRLQDAGKEVIAQTEEIIRCRVQQRNITTVVEKLQLCLPVLEMYSKLKEQMNVKRYYSALKTMEQLENLYLPRVSQYRFCQIMIENLPKLREEIKEISMSDLKDFLESIRKHSDRIGETAMKQAQQQKTFSTALQKQNNINYGRNMHVGRSRILESKNEITLKRTFEEDDEHEEEVLTAQDLVDFSPVYRCLHIYSVLGDGEIFENYYRKQRRKQARLVLQPQSSMHETVEGYRRYFSQIVGFFVVEDHILHVTQGLVTRTYTDELWNMALSRIIAVLRTHSSYCSDPDLVLELKNLIVVFADTLQGYGFPVNRLFDLLFEIRDQYNETLLKKWSGLFRDIFEADNYSPIPVANEEEYKIIISKFPFQDPELDKVRMNHPHSLQQSFPKKLPMSQSVPQIYIQVKEFIYASLKFSESLHRSSTEIDDMLRKSTNLLLTRTLSCCLQNLIKKPHIGLTELVQIIINTTHLEQACKYLEDFISNITNISQVTVHTARLYGLSTFKDARHAAEGEIYTKLNQKIDEFIQIADYDWTMSESDGRASGYLMDLINFLRSTFQVFTHLPCLLVLSLCQDSRETPCS; this is encoded by the exons GTCTGTATATGATGACCAACCAAATGCACATCAGAGGTTTATGGAAAAACTAGATGCCTGCATACGTAACCATGACAGGGAAATAGAAAAGATGTGCAATTTTCACCATCAGGGCTTTGTGGATGCTATTACAGAACTTCTTAAAGTTAGGGctgatgcagaaaaattaaag gtcCAAGTTACTGATACCAACCGAAGGCTTCAGGATGCTGGGAAAGAG GTGATAGCCCAAACAGAGGAAATCATCCGATGCAGAGTTCAGCAACGGAATATTACAACAGTTGTGGAAAAACTACAGTTGTGTCTTCCAG TGCTGGAAATGTACAGCAAACTGAAAGAACAGATGAATGTAAAAAG ATActattctgctttaaaaacaatggAACAGCTAGAAAATCTGTATCTTCCTAGAGTTAGCCAATACCGTTTTTGCCAGATAATGATAGAGAATCTTCCAAAACTGcgtgaagaaataaaagaaatatccATGTCAGATCTCAAGGATTTCTTAGAGAGTATTCGAAAGCATTCTGACAGAATTGGGGAAACTGCCATGAAGCAG gcacagcagcagaaaacctTTAGTACCGCTCTTCAGAAGCAGAATAACATAAACTATGGTCGGAATATGCATGTAGGTAGAAGCAGAATTTTGGAATCCAAGAATGAAATTACATTGAAGCGAACATTTGAAGAAGACGATGAACACGAAGAAGAG gtttTAACTGCTCAAGATCTTGTAGACTTTTCTCCTGTCTATAGGTGTTTGCACATCTACTCAGTTTTG GGTGAtggagaaatatttgaaaattactacagaaaacaaagaaggaaacaagCAAGATTAGTTCTGCAGCCGCAGTCAAGCATG catGAAACAGTAGAAGGCTATAGAAGATACTTCAGTCAAATTGTAGG tttcTTTGTAGTAGAAGACCACATTTTACATGTAACCCAAGGATTGGTAACTAGAACATACACCGATGAACTCTGGAACATGGCCCTTTCCAGGATCATTGCTGTTCTTAGAACACATTCA tCATATTGCAGTGATCCCGACCTTGTTCTGGAACTGAAGAATCTCATTGTAGTATTTGCCGATACTTTGCAG GGTTATGGTTTTCCTGTGAATCGACTATTTGATCTTTTATTTGAGATTAGAGACCAGTACAATGAAACACTTCTTAAAAAGTGGTCTGGATTGTTCAG GGATATTTTTGAAGCAGACAACTACAGCCCTATTCCTGTAGCAAATGAGGAggaatacaaaataattataagcaaatttccttttcaagaTCCAGAACTTGATAAG GTTAGGATGAATCACCCTCACAGTTTACAG caatcCTTTCCAAAGAAGCTTCCAATGTCTCAGTCAGTGCCTCAGATTTATATCCAGGTGAAGGAATTTATTTATGCAAGCCTTAAGTTTTCAGAGTCACTTCACCGCAG ctcaacAGAAATAGATGATATGCTCAGAAAATCTACAAATTTGCTGCTTACAAGAACTCTAAGTTGTTGTTTACAGAACCTAATTAAAAAGCCTCATATAGGTTTAACAGAG CTTGTTCAAATCATCATAAACACAACACACCTGGAACAAGCCTGTAAATACCTTGAGGATTTTATATCTaacattacaaatatttcacaagTGACTGTTCACACTGCAAGACTTTATGGACTTTCTACATTTAAG gatgcaAGGcatgctgcagaaggagaaatatACACAAAACTTAACCAAAAAATAGATGAATTTATTCAGATTGCTGATTATGATTGGACAATGTCTGAATCGGATGGAAGAGCCAGTGGATACTTAATGGACCTTATTAACTTTTTAAGAAGCACATTTCAAGTTTTTACTCATTTACCT